ACGTTGCGACCCCGCAAAATCCGTAAAATTATACGATTTGACTTGACAGAGCCAAATCTTTAGTATATATTTGTGCAGTAAACATTCGTGCACAAAGTTTTACGTCAAAGGATCACTCATGATCGAAAGAATTAAAGGCATTCTTGCAGAAAAATCCCCCACTTTCGTGGTCGTGGACGTGAACGGAGTCGGTTACGGCGTGAACATTTCGGCATACACCGCAGGCAAGCTGCCCGAAGAAGGCGCAGAGGTTTTGCTCTACACGAACCTCGTGGTCCGCGAAGATTCCATGACGCTGTTCGGGTTTGCCGACAAGACCGAAAAGAACATTTTCCTGATGCTGCTCGACGTGAATGGCGTCGGCCCCAAGATGGCACAACGCATCCTGAGCGGCGTCTCCCCCGCCGACCTCCTGAACATGATAGCCAGCGACAACAAGTCGGCACTTTCCAAAATCAAGGGTCTCGGCAAAAAGACCTGCGAGCAGATGACGCTCAGCCTGAAGGACAAGGCAGCAACACTCCTGCAGGCGCTCGGCGACGTGGAAGGTTCGGGCATCACCGGCATGGGCGCCCTCACCGGAGCGAAGATGGAAGCCGTTCTCGCGCTGCATACCCTCGGCGTCAAAGACCCGTCCGCAGAAAAAGCCGTCATGAAGGCAGCCGAAATTCTGGGCGACAGCGCCGATGCAGCAGCGCTTATCCCCGAGGCATTGAAGTATCTTTAATAGGCAATGGATCCTATCGGCCCTAGGCCTCCAGGATGACAGGTCATAAAATGGAAGACAACCG
This portion of the Fibrobacter sp. genome encodes:
- the ruvA gene encoding Holliday junction branch migration protein RuvA; amino-acid sequence: MIERIKGILAEKSPTFVVVDVNGVGYGVNISAYTAGKLPEEGAEVLLYTNLVVREDSMTLFGFADKTEKNIFLMLLDVNGVGPKMAQRILSGVSPADLLNMIASDNKSALSKIKGLGKKTCEQMTLSLKDKAATLLQALGDVEGSGITGMGALTGAKMEAVLALHTLGVKDPSAEKAVMKAAEILGDSADAAALIPEALKYL